Within Sphingobium sp. SCG-1, the genomic segment GCCGTTTGCGCGACGCCATCGGGTGACACGAAAAAGTCGTCCGGTTTATCGCGCATCATCGATCGCGCGGCCGGCTGATCGACCACGCCGTCGACGATCAGCAGCCCGATGTGAACTCCCAGCGGCCAGAGTGATTTGGCCATGGATTGGGCGAGACTTCGCTGCGCCGCCTTTGCGGGTGCAAAGGCGGTGGTTTTCTGTGATCCGCGCAGGGACGCCGTCGCGCCGGTGACGATGATCGAACCGGAACCCTTCTCGGTCATCGCCGGGATGACCTGTTGCGCGCACAGCAAGAGACCCATTGCGTTGATCCGCCAAGAAGTCTCGAAGTCCGCCGGCGACAATTCCTGAATGGTGGCGAACACCCCCGATCCGGCGTTGTAGAGCAGCACTTCGACGGGTCCCATCGTGTCGCGGATCTGCGCGAATGCTCGCGCAATCGAATCCGCATCCTCCACGTCGCATGTGAAAGCTCGCGAATGCGCGATCTGCGACACCATCGCATGCAGTTTCTCGGCTCCCCGCGCGAGCAGGGCCACCTGATAGCCGCTCTGGCTGAAGCGTTCCGCCAGCGCAGCACCGTTGCCCGCGCCGGCCCCGACCACCACGGCCACCGGTCTTTGTTCATCCGCCATATTGCGCTTTCCTTTGTTCGAGGCGTGCTCTGAAGAACATGAATTGCACCCGTCGCTTGACCTAGCGAAACTCACGTAACATATAAAGAGGCATGAGACGCGATAGTAGGATGTCGGGTGTGCTGCATGTTCTGCTGCACATGGCCGAGATAGATGGTCCGGTCACATCGGAGACGATGGCGATGATCATGAGCACCAATGCCGTCGTCATGCGGAGGACGATGGCTGGCCTTCGCGATGCCGGTCTGGTCAGATCCGAAAAGGGTCATGGCGGCGGCTGGACGATCAAGCGTGATCTTTCGAAGGTCACCCTGCGGGACATCTACACCGCGCTCGACAGTCCGGAACTCTTCGCCATGGGCAACCGCACCGATGCCCCCGGTTGCCTAGTCGAACAAGCTGTCAATACGGCGCTCGGCAGCGCCTTCGATGCGGCGCAATCCCTGCTGCTCGATCGCTTTGCCGCCGTGACGCTGGCCGAACTGAGCGCTGATTTTCATCGTCGCATGCTCGCCAGCGGCAAGTCCGAAGATAGGGAAATCACTCATGCATTTTGACGCCATCGTAGTCGGTGGAAGTTATGCGGGCCTGTCGGCCGCGATCCACATCGCGCGTGCGCGGCGGGCCGTCTGCGTCATCGACTCCGGCTCTCCGCGCAACCGCTTCGCCGATGCCTCGCATGGGTTCTTCGGTCAGGACGGAGCCGAGCCGCTAGCAATGATAGCCGGTGCGAAAACGCAGGTTGAAGCGTATCCCGGCGTACGGATGATCAAAGGCGAGGTGACCGACGTCTCCGGCGCCGATGGCGAGTTCGAGGTGACCCTGGCTGGAGCGGAGACGCTCACGGGCAGGAAGCTGGTGCTGGCATTCGGCATCGCAGATATCCTGCCCGACGTACCCGGCTTGGCCGAGCGTTGGGGAAGCAGCGTGCTCCATTGCCCATATTGCCACGGCTACGAGCATGGCGGGGGTAAGCTGGGCGTGTTGTGGACCGCGCCCCTGTCGGCGCACCAGGCGGCCCTGATCGCCGACTGGGGGGCAACCACGCTCTACCTCAACGGCAATGCGGTACCCGATACGGAGGCACGTGCCATACTCGATGGACGCGGCGTAGCGATCGAATCCGCGCCGATCCTCGGGGTGCAGGGCGCCGGAGAAGCGCTGTCCTCACTGCAGCTAGAGGATGGGCGCGAGGTTGCGATCGACGCACTGTTCCTCGCCCCGCGTTCGAAGTTGAACAGCCCGATCGCCGAGCGGCTCGGCTGCACGCTCGACGATGGCCCGTTCGGGCCCGTCGTCCGCACGGACGCCGGCAAGCTGACCAGCGTGCCGGGAGTGTATGCAGCGGGTGATATAGCCCGAGTACCGCACAATGCGAGCTGGGCTGCAGCGGACGGTGTGACGGCGGGCATCTCGCTCCACCAGTCGCTCGTGTTCGCGCCACTCGCCGCTGAGGCTGCACGATAATGATAACGCTCTATAACTCGCTTGGGGACTCTATCCTCGCCGCGTCGGCATCTACCTTGTAGAAAATGGGATTACCAAGATCGGCCAAGTTGCGTCCAATCTTATGGAGGGCTCGCCGCCGCCGGAGCTGGAACGATTGAGTCCGCTCGCCACTGTGCCGATCCTGCAGACCGACGACGGCACGCTGATCCGGTCTTCGATTGCGATCCTTGAATATCTGGAAGAGCACTGGCCAGCGCCAAGCCTGCTGTGCGAGACGCCGCAGGCCCGTGCACGGACACGTGAACTGGTTGCGGTGATCGACGAGGCCACGCTTCAATTCGGCATCTGGTGTCACAAGGGCAGTCCTGCCTTTGTCGGGCGCGAACCGCAAAGAATCGAAGCGGCAACGTCCGCGGCGAACGCCTATCATGGTCGCTTGGGAATGCTCGATAGGCTGGCCGGCGAGACGGAGGGCCGTTCCTAGCCGGGAACCACGTTACCATTGCCGACTGTATCGCCATGCCCACGCTACAGTTCGCCGAAGGGCTGTACGGCGTTCCAGTACCTCCGAACTGTCCGGTCCTGACCCGATGGTATGCGATGTTCCGGGAAGGCCGAGTGCGACGCCCGTGCCGTTCCCCGCACCGCTGCTGGCGGTCGCG encodes:
- a CDS encoding SDR family NAD(P)-dependent oxidoreductase yields the protein MADEQRPVAVVVGAGAGNGAALAERFSQSGYQVALLARGAEKLHAMVSQIAHSRAFTCDVEDADSIARAFAQIRDTMGPVEVLLYNAGSGVFATIQELSPADFETSWRINAMGLLLCAQQVIPAMTEKGSGSIIVTGATASLRGSQKTTAFAPAKAAQRSLAQSMAKSLWPLGVHIGLLIVDGVVDQPAARSMMRDKPDDFFVSPDGVAQTAWALHSQDRQAWSFEVEVRPYRENW
- a CDS encoding Rrf2 family transcriptional regulator, coding for MRRDSRMSGVLHVLLHMAEIDGPVTSETMAMIMSTNAVVMRRTMAGLRDAGLVRSEKGHGGGWTIKRDLSKVTLRDIYTALDSPELFAMGNRTDAPGCLVEQAVNTALGSAFDAAQSLLLDRFAAVTLAELSADFHRRMLASGKSEDREITHAF
- a CDS encoding NAD(P)/FAD-dependent oxidoreductase, with amino-acid sequence MHFDAIVVGGSYAGLSAAIHIARARRAVCVIDSGSPRNRFADASHGFFGQDGAEPLAMIAGAKTQVEAYPGVRMIKGEVTDVSGADGEFEVTLAGAETLTGRKLVLAFGIADILPDVPGLAERWGSSVLHCPYCHGYEHGGGKLGVLWTAPLSAHQAALIADWGATTLYLNGNAVPDTEARAILDGRGVAIESAPILGVQGAGEALSSLQLEDGREVAIDALFLAPRSKLNSPIAERLGCTLDDGPFGPVVRTDAGKLTSVPGVYAAGDIARVPHNASWAAADGVTAGISLHQSLVFAPLAAEAAR